The following are encoded together in the Thermoanaerobaculia bacterium genome:
- the bamA gene encoding outer membrane protein assembly factor BamA, which produces MKPSLAILSLLLILSGAFFAFAEDNPPVITSIEVEGNVSVAKETILYYLQIKEGDPYIPAKIQHQFQTLVETQLFSNAWITDEKEDENVRLTIHVVERPILKEIDYENNKALSDSQIREKFEQKKLRFQVGMPLREDIIQQAKAAIIDAYKELGYPNARVEVRVEDLGKQNRKAVFTVDEGTKMRILGVHFAGNEIFSTRRLRFTLRKTKKWNWISALSKHGIYNMENINEDIQRVRSLYLKHGYKDIKIGEPRLDIQESNEKGKRGVILTIPIDEGPQYRIRNVTITGATVFPTEELMKQIKLTTGKILNFQQLEDAQDGISELYSARGYLFMRLIPRFTPVEEEEHVLDVELELDEGDQYHLGRVEFTGNTRTLDKVLRRELFIFEGGIFNAPSFRRSIFRLNQLGYFKLDEEKPVDLSFNPDDKTVDALIAGQEHSRNDVQFSFGYSELDGFFGQLYFNTRNFMGRGESLSVGFQTGRRRDFYELTYTTPWFLDRPHLLTGSIYSRTLDYIDFDRESEGFSFGYGIRLGIFSNISLLYNYENILATWSDSYRYVTDDEGHKTPNWSYQDYDVTSSSITPVFSYDGRDDPFDPFKGQAIRGSVKYAGGFLGGEIDLIKPSLEYTLYQPVNRHHTFALHAEYGHIFTISDRKIPFYERFFLGGERSLRGFTTRSIRPENPEDGLLGGNRYFLVNFESIWRIQGPFRFVLFMDMGQTYGEWENWDLGRVRYSTGAEMRIFIPAFMAPLRFIYGINLDPEPGESRSDFQFTIGTNF; this is translated from the coding sequence TTGAAACCGTCTCTAGCCATCCTGTCACTACTGCTCATCCTTAGCGGAGCATTCTTCGCATTCGCGGAGGATAACCCGCCGGTGATCACCTCCATCGAGGTCGAGGGTAACGTCTCGGTCGCGAAGGAGACGATCCTCTATTATCTTCAGATCAAAGAGGGTGACCCCTACATTCCCGCAAAAATTCAGCACCAGTTTCAGACACTCGTGGAAACCCAGCTCTTCTCAAATGCATGGATCACCGATGAAAAAGAAGATGAGAATGTGAGACTGACGATTCACGTCGTCGAAAGACCGATCCTGAAGGAAATCGATTACGAAAACAATAAAGCCCTCAGTGATTCCCAGATCCGCGAAAAATTCGAACAGAAGAAACTTCGATTTCAGGTTGGTATGCCTCTCCGGGAAGATATCATTCAACAGGCCAAGGCGGCCATTATTGACGCCTACAAGGAACTGGGATACCCGAACGCCCGGGTGGAGGTTCGGGTTGAGGACCTCGGGAAGCAAAACCGGAAAGCCGTCTTTACCGTGGATGAAGGCACAAAAATGAGAATCCTTGGCGTTCATTTCGCCGGAAATGAAATCTTCTCCACGCGCCGACTTCGGTTTACCCTGCGAAAAACGAAAAAGTGGAACTGGATATCCGCCCTGAGCAAACACGGCATCTACAACATGGAAAACATCAACGAAGATATCCAGCGCGTCCGTTCCCTCTACCTGAAACACGGATATAAGGATATTAAGATCGGAGAACCCCGCCTGGATATCCAGGAATCGAACGAAAAGGGAAAACGGGGCGTCATCCTTACGATCCCCATTGATGAAGGCCCCCAGTACCGGATTCGAAATGTCACTATTACGGGAGCTACGGTCTTTCCCACGGAAGAGCTTATGAAGCAGATCAAGCTCACGACCGGCAAAATATTAAACTTTCAACAACTTGAAGATGCCCAGGATGGAATCAGCGAGCTCTATTCCGCCCGCGGCTATCTCTTCATGCGGCTAATCCCCCGTTTCACTCCGGTGGAAGAGGAGGAGCACGTCCTGGATGTTGAACTGGAACTGGATGAAGGGGATCAGTATCACCTCGGGCGTGTTGAATTCACCGGCAACACAAGAACACTGGACAAAGTCCTCCGCCGCGAACTCTTTATCTTTGAAGGAGGCATCTTCAATGCCCCCTCCTTCCGGAGATCGATCTTCCGCCTCAACCAGCTCGGCTACTTCAAGCTGGACGAGGAAAAACCGGTGGATCTCTCCTTCAATCCCGACGATAAGACCGTGGACGCCCTGATCGCCGGTCAGGAACATTCCCGGAACGATGTCCAGTTCAGCTTCGGGTATTCGGAGCTGGATGGTTTCTTCGGTCAGCTCTACTTCAATACGCGGAACTTTATGGGCAGGGGCGAATCCCTCTCCGTCGGATTTCAGACGGGGAGACGGCGAGATTTTTACGAGTTAACCTACACGACTCCCTGGTTTCTGGATCGCCCGCATTTGCTGACAGGTTCGATCTACTCGCGAACCCTGGACTATATCGACTTCGACCGGGAAAGTGAAGGATTTTCCTTCGGGTATGGAATCCGCCTGGGAATCTTTTCCAACATTTCCCTTCTTTATAACTATGAAAACATTCTAGCCACGTGGAGTGATTCGTACCGGTACGTTACCGATGATGAGGGCCACAAGACCCCCAACTGGTCCTACCAGGATTATGACGTCACCAGTTCCAGTATCACACCCGTATTCAGCTACGACGGCCGGGACGACCCCTTTGATCCCTTTAAAGGCCAGGCGATCCGGGGTTCGGTCAAATATGCCGGAGGCTTTCTGGGCGGAGAAATCGACCTGATTAAGCCCTCCCTTGAATATACCCTCTACCAGCCGGTGAATCGTCACCACACGTTCGCCCTCCACGCGGAATACGGCCATATCTTCACGATCAGTGACAGGAAAATTCCATTTTACGAGCGGTTTTTCCTGGGAGGAGAGCGGTCCCTGCGCGGATTCACAACACGGTCCATCCGCCCGGAAAACCCGGAGGACGGGCTGCTCGGAGGAAATCGATATTTCCTCGTCAATTTCGAATCGATCTGGCGTATTCAGGGTCCCTTCCGTTTCGTTCTGTTTATGGATATGGGCCAGACCTATGGCGAATGGGAAAACTGGGACCTGGGAAGGGTCAGGTAC
- a CDS encoding ATP-dependent Clp protease ATP-binding subunit, with product MFENYSEQSLTALYHARVAAAQSQSTVLESDHLLQGLLMENDERIESIFAQFNINLQHLEEEIECEPTDPTDTGNPREIPLSEEVKKILAYAVHELEGTGSSRVGLEHLLLGIMRVDCSASRLLNRHGLNLFTLRETIPGLSDTEEEDPALEGLTQDSVSEYCHDLIEMARQEIFDPLVGRDAELQRMVHILCRRTKNNPLLIGEPGVGKTALVEGLAQAIVAGTVPEPLQNCKILALDMGLLVAGTKYRGQFEERIKGLLSDIAKDEQTILFIDEIHTAIGAGAAEGSLDAANLLKPALSRGNLTCIGATTPRDFRRHIEKDRALMRRFQPVDIRPTTEEETIAILKGIRHRYENFHGVAYSDDVLTTIVRRSGQYIADAAFPDKAIDILDEAGAMVKLTMTSERKRAIEVKRELKRLSREIRTAVSSRNFDEAIRLREAAVDVRESYHQMDGEPVDSSLSVTEDDVNRVIAQATGIPVSRLSEGEAQKLSAMEAILHRRIVGQDSALTVLAQAIRRARLGLKNPDRPVGVFLFLGPSGVGKTEVARQLSRSLFHDDQHLIRFDMSEYSERHTVSRLMGAPPGYVGHDEGGQMADRIRRRPYSVILLDEIEKAHPDIHNLLLQVMEEGRATDASGRSIDFRNTIIIMTGNIGSRSMARRVPGFASDSSGTRPVNDIVKRDLEDIFPPEFINRIDHVVIFNPLGRTELKRVAKILLGELREVLSRNRIDISWDESLEELILSKTRLNPASGARPLRAAIREIVESAISDALIRNHQRPIVLRATGHKGEVTIETVSSHPVTTAHP from the coding sequence ATGTTTGAGAACTATAGCGAACAGTCTCTGACGGCGCTGTACCATGCACGTGTTGCTGCGGCACAGAGCCAAAGCACAGTCCTTGAATCGGATCATCTTCTTCAGGGACTGCTCATGGAAAATGACGAGAGAATCGAATCGATCTTTGCCCAGTTCAACATCAACCTCCAGCACCTGGAGGAAGAAATCGAATGTGAACCAACAGACCCGACGGATACGGGAAACCCAAGGGAAATTCCACTCTCCGAGGAAGTAAAGAAAATCCTGGCCTACGCAGTGCATGAATTGGAAGGAACCGGCAGTTCCCGCGTTGGCCTTGAACACCTTCTCCTTGGCATCATGCGTGTGGACTGCAGTGCTTCCCGGCTTCTGAACCGGCACGGTCTCAATTTATTCACCCTTCGGGAAACCATTCCCGGTCTTTCCGACACCGAGGAAGAAGATCCCGCCCTTGAGGGCCTCACCCAGGACAGCGTTTCAGAATATTGTCACGACCTGATCGAAATGGCCCGTCAGGAAATTTTTGATCCCCTGGTGGGGAGGGATGCCGAACTTCAGCGGATGGTTCACATCCTCTGCCGACGAACCAAGAATAATCCCCTTCTTATCGGAGAGCCGGGGGTGGGAAAAACGGCCCTGGTCGAGGGGCTGGCCCAGGCCATCGTTGCAGGCACGGTTCCCGAACCCCTCCAGAATTGCAAAATCCTGGCCCTGGACATGGGACTCCTCGTTGCAGGCACCAAGTATCGCGGCCAGTTTGAGGAACGGATCAAAGGACTGCTCTCCGACATCGCGAAGGATGAGCAGACGATCCTCTTCATTGATGAAATTCATACAGCGATCGGAGCCGGCGCCGCGGAAGGTTCCCTCGATGCGGCGAACCTCCTGAAACCCGCCCTTTCACGGGGAAACCTCACCTGCATTGGGGCAACAACACCCCGGGATTTCCGGCGCCACATCGAAAAAGACCGGGCTCTCATGCGAAGGTTTCAACCCGTGGACATCCGGCCCACAACGGAAGAGGAAACGATAGCCATTCTCAAGGGGATTCGACACCGCTATGAGAATTTTCACGGGGTCGCCTACTCTGATGACGTCCTGACCACGATCGTTCGCCGTTCCGGTCAATACATTGCCGATGCCGCCTTTCCGGACAAGGCCATCGATATTCTGGATGAGGCAGGAGCCATGGTAAAGCTGACCATGACCTCCGAGCGAAAGAGAGCCATTGAAGTAAAACGTGAGCTCAAGCGCCTCTCCAGAGAGATCCGAACCGCCGTTTCTTCCCGGAACTTTGATGAAGCCATTCGACTCCGTGAAGCGGCTGTGGATGTGCGGGAAAGTTATCATCAGATGGATGGTGAACCGGTTGATTCCTCTCTGAGCGTAACAGAGGATGATGTAAACCGGGTTATCGCCCAGGCGACCGGGATTCCCGTTTCGAGACTGTCCGAGGGGGAAGCCCAGAAGCTTTCAGCCATGGAGGCGATTCTCCACAGGCGAATTGTGGGTCAGGATTCGGCCCTTACGGTTCTGGCCCAGGCCATTCGCCGGGCACGCCTGGGTCTGAAAAATCCCGACCGGCCCGTCGGTGTCTTTCTCTTTCTCGGACCTTCGGGTGTGGGAAAGACGGAAGTGGCGCGCCAGCTTTCCCGATCTCTCTTTCACGATGATCAGCATCTGATTCGATTTGACATGAGTGAATATTCGGAGCGCCATACGGTTTCCCGTCTCATGGGGGCTCCGCCCGGGTATGTGGGCCACGACGAGGGCGGGCAGATGGCAGACCGAATTCGCCGTCGTCCCTATTCGGTCATCCTTCTGGATGAGATCGAAAAGGCTCATCCCGACATTCATAATCTTCTTCTGCAGGTCATGGAGGAGGGCCGAGCCACCGACGCATCAGGTCGATCGATTGATTTCAGGAATACCATCATCATCATGACCGGTAATATCGGAAGCCGATCCATGGCACGGCGCGTTCCGGGATTCGCCTCCGATTCATCCGGAACCAGGCCGGTAAACGATATTGTAAAACGGGATCTCGAAGATATTTTCCCACCGGAATTCATCAACCGAATCGATCACGTGGTGATCTTCAATCCCCTGGGAAGAACCGAACTTAAGCGCGTAGCCAAGATCCTCCTCGGAGAGCTCAGGGAGGTTCTTTCCCGAAACAGGATCGATATATCATGGGACGAGAGCCTGGAAGAACTCATTCTCTCGAAGACCCGTCTGAACCCCGCATCCGGCGCACGCCCCCTGCGTGCCGCCATTCGAGAGATCGTGGAATCCGCCATCTCGGACGCTCTGATTCGAAACCACCAACGCCCCATCGTACTTCGCGCGACGGGGCACAAGGGAGAGGTGACCATTGAAACCGTCTCTAGCCATCCTGTCACTACTGCTCATCCTTAG
- a CDS encoding ABC transporter ATP-binding protein, whose translation MPLESSALITASGLSRVYGEGETAVEVFSGLSLSIEKGELVLIMGPSGVGKSTLLHILGGLDIPTSGTVTIDGTPITSMSEEERIVFRRRRIGMVFQFHHLLEEFTLIENVAIPLLILREKRKAAYERAAEYLDRLGLAGKEHRYTRELSGGEQQRAALARAMVTGANILLADEPTGNLDRKTERFTMDFLTELHGQNAWTSVIVTHNEHLMPYARRVLHFEGGMLRDTYV comes from the coding sequence ATGCCCCTTGAATCATCGGCCCTCATAACCGCCAGTGGTCTGTCGCGGGTCTACGGGGAAGGAGAGACAGCGGTCGAGGTTTTCTCCGGCCTTTCACTTTCCATTGAAAAGGGAGAGCTGGTTCTGATCATGGGACCCTCCGGGGTCGGGAAGAGCACGCTTCTTCACATTCTGGGCGGACTCGATATACCGACATCGGGTACGGTCACCATCGACGGCACCCCCATCACTTCAATGAGCGAAGAAGAGAGAATCGTTTTCCGCCGTCGAAGGATTGGCATGGTCTTCCAGTTTCACCACTTGCTGGAAGAATTCACTCTGATCGAAAACGTGGCCATTCCGCTTCTCATTCTTCGTGAAAAGCGAAAAGCGGCCTATGAACGAGCCGCTGAATACCTTGACCGGCTTGGGCTTGCGGGCAAGGAGCACCGGTACACAAGGGAACTGTCGGGGGGAGAACAGCAGCGGGCGGCCCTGGCCCGGGCCATGGTGACGGGTGCCAACATTCTTCTTGCCGACGAGCCTACCGGAAACCTGGATCGAAAAACGGAACGCTTCACGATGGATTTTCTTACGGAATTGCATGGACAAAACGCCTGGACATCGGTTATAGTAACGCATAATGAGCACCTCATGCCCTATGCTCGGCGTGTGCTCCACTTTGAGGGAGGCATGCTGAGGGATACTTATGTTTGA
- the lysS gene encoding lysine--tRNA ligase has protein sequence MSEFDEQKQVRISKLNRLRELEVEVYPHNFSYDTDIHSLKQRYADTDAAALEENKSRHTVPGRIVSIREHGKVTFLDLSDGKDRLQIYVKKQILGDDAWEQSKQLDLGDHIGVEGTLLRTRTGELTLFAERFVFLAKALRPLPEKFHGLADVELRYRRRYLDLIVNRDVRDIFETRSRIIDFLRTFFKERSFLEVETPMMQTIPGGAAAKPFSTHHNALDLDLYLRVAPELFLKRLIVGGIPRVFEINRNFRNEGISTRHNPEFTMLEFYEAYRDYTYLMALTEELLSSLVKEIKGSYELEYGSHSLDFTPPWDRVSIPEAVKSRVPGGPDPDNLDALRDAARNAGIPLNGDESCAALMMALFEHYVESTLIQPTFITGFPVELSPLAKGDETAVHRFELIIAGMELANAYCELNDPMEQERRFAEQVQKGEGRVLDRDFIDALEYGMPPTAGEGIGIDRLVMLLTNQESIREVILFPLLRPRDGA, from the coding sequence ATGAGCGAATTTGACGAACAGAAACAGGTACGGATCTCGAAACTCAACCGGCTCCGTGAGCTGGAAGTGGAGGTCTATCCCCACAACTTCTCATACGATACCGATATTCACTCCCTCAAACAGAGGTACGCCGACACGGACGCCGCCGCCCTGGAGGAAAACAAGTCCCGTCATACGGTTCCGGGACGGATTGTATCCATCCGCGAGCACGGCAAGGTGACCTTCCTTGACCTTTCGGACGGAAAGGATCGGCTCCAGATCTATGTAAAGAAACAGATCCTCGGAGATGATGCATGGGAACAATCCAAACAGCTGGATCTGGGCGACCACATCGGCGTGGAGGGGACACTCCTCCGCACCCGGACCGGGGAACTCACCCTCTTTGCGGAGCGTTTCGTCTTCCTTGCCAAAGCTCTCCGGCCCCTGCCTGAAAAATTCCACGGTCTGGCCGACGTGGAGCTCAGGTATCGGAGACGATACCTTGATCTCATCGTGAATCGCGACGTCAGGGATATCTTTGAAACACGTTCCCGGATCATCGACTTTTTACGAACCTTCTTTAAGGAACGGTCCTTCCTCGAAGTCGAAACACCCATGATGCAGACGATCCCGGGAGGAGCCGCGGCCAAGCCCTTTTCCACGCACCACAACGCCCTCGATCTGGATCTTTACCTTCGGGTCGCCCCTGAACTCTTTCTGAAGCGTCTCATCGTAGGAGGAATTCCCCGTGTCTTCGAGATCAACCGGAATTTCAGGAATGAGGGGATTTCAACCCGACATAACCCCGAGTTCACTATGCTGGAGTTCTACGAGGCTTACCGGGATTACACCTACCTGATGGCCCTGACCGAAGAGCTCCTTTCCTCCCTTGTTAAAGAAATCAAGGGATCCTACGAACTTGAGTATGGCAGCCACTCGCTCGACTTCACCCCGCCCTGGGATCGAGTGTCGATTCCGGAAGCCGTGAAATCCCGGGTTCCCGGCGGACCTGATCCTGACAACCTTGATGCCCTTCGGGACGCAGCCAGAAACGCCGGGATTCCCCTCAACGGGGACGAAAGTTGTGCCGCCCTGATGATGGCCCTCTTTGAGCATTATGTCGAATCGACCCTGATCCAGCCGACCTTTATCACAGGCTTCCCCGTTGAACTCTCCCCGCTTGCCAAGGGTGATGAAACCGCGGTTCACCGATTCGAACTCATCATTGCCGGCATGGAGCTCGCCAACGCCTACTGTGAGCTGAACGATCCAATGGAACAGGAGCGTCGTTTCGCCGAACAGGTACAAAAGGGAGAAGGCAGGGTCCTGGACCGGGACTTCATTGATGCACTGGAATACGGCATGCCTCCTACGGCCGGAGAGGGAATTGGTATCGACCGTCTGGTGATGCTCCTCACGAACCAGGAATCGATCCGGGAGGTTATCCTCTTTCCCCTCCTGCGGCCGCGGGACGGCGCATGA
- a CDS encoding DUF362 domain-containing protein, whose translation MTLSRVAAVRTTPDTVIEDTARLSSLAGMKSALDPGSTTILKDNISWHFPFLSANTTPWQLEGTIRALRADGFQDLVAVHNNTVVTDPDKGQRLCKLKPVYETHQVPERYNCRKDDLKWIPYEPKGEMLVLPSIYPRGIHIPEFFLGKNIVHLPTVKTHIYTTTTGAMKNAFGGLLNTRRHYTHSHIHRTLVDLLTIQKEIHTGLFAVMDGTLCGSGPGPRTMIPVEKNLLLASSDMVAIDAVAAKLMGFDPMSLEYIARAHERGLGCGKPSEIELVGDDISGETTSFSVGDNLASRVGDLMWFGPFRGLQKLFFHTPIVYLFVFGSYAYHDYLWWPTFGKSRMKKLRRTSAWARLFDRYPG comes from the coding sequence ATGACACTTTCCCGCGTTGCCGCGGTCCGGACCACTCCAGATACGGTTATAGAAGACACTGCGCGCCTTAGCAGTCTGGCAGGGATGAAATCGGCACTTGATCCGGGATCGACAACAATCCTGAAAGATAATATTTCCTGGCACTTTCCCTTCCTCTCCGCCAACACGACACCGTGGCAGCTGGAAGGAACGATACGCGCCCTCCGGGCAGATGGATTCCAGGATCTGGTTGCCGTTCACAACAACACCGTGGTGACCGACCCCGATAAGGGGCAGAGGCTCTGCAAGCTGAAGCCGGTGTACGAAACCCATCAGGTCCCGGAACGCTACAATTGCCGAAAGGACGATTTGAAGTGGATCCCCTATGAACCCAAAGGCGAGATGCTGGTTCTGCCCTCCATCTATCCCCGGGGAATCCACATACCGGAATTTTTCCTGGGTAAGAACATCGTTCACCTCCCTACGGTGAAGACCCACATCTACACGACGACCACCGGGGCCATGAAGAACGCCTTCGGAGGGCTGCTCAACACCCGCCGTCACTACACGCACTCCCACATTCACCGCACACTGGTCGACCTGTTGACCATTCAAAAAGAGATTCACACAGGTCTCTTTGCGGTCATGGACGGAACCCTTTGCGGTAGCGGTCCCGGTCCCCGGACCATGATCCCGGTGGAGAAAAACCTTCTCCTGGCCAGTTCCGACATGGTAGCGATCGATGCAGTGGCTGCAAAATTAATGGGGTTTGACCCCATGAGCCTCGAGTACATCGCCAGGGCCCACGAGCGAGGCCTGGGATGCGGAAAGCCGTCGGAAATCGAACTGGTCGGGGACGACATTTCCGGAGAAACCACAAGCTTCTCCGTGGGTGATAACCTGGCAAGCCGCGTGGGGGATCTCATGTGGTTCGGCCCCTTTCGAGGCCTCCAGAAGCTCTTCTTCCACACTCCCATCGTCTATCTCTTCGTTTTCGGCTCGTACGCCTATCATGACTACCTGTGGTGGCCGACATTCGGAAAGTCTCGAATGAAAAAGCTTCGTCGCACTTCAGCCTGGGCCCGACTCTTCGACCGTTACCCGGGTTAA
- a CDS encoding decaprenyl-phosphate phosphoribosyltransferase has product MSEDTGGIIPNLPSLLRIKQWSKNFFLFGALVFAKRLFDPHMVLATIQGFFAFSLAASTIYIINDIRDREEDRLHPEKCHRPIPAGKISTGQALIIAFFCLAGGLALSYFLAWEFQLLLLTYIAMQIVYTFGGKRIVILDTLTIALGFVLRVVAGAAIIHVPVSSWLLLCTFFLALFLAFCKRRHELATLDEATRHRKVLGDYTLPFLDQMITMATAATILCYALYVTSPSTQVKFHSPYLIATIPFVVYGIARYLYLLHNRDMGGNPTDVLMGDGPFAINVLLWIAASILIVYTG; this is encoded by the coding sequence ATGTCCGAAGATACCGGGGGAATCATACCGAATCTGCCCAGTCTGTTGCGGATCAAACAGTGGAGCAAAAACTTCTTCCTCTTTGGAGCCCTGGTCTTCGCCAAGCGACTCTTCGATCCGCATATGGTTCTCGCAACGATCCAGGGGTTCTTTGCCTTCTCTCTCGCGGCCAGCACGATTTACATTATAAATGATATCCGGGACAGGGAAGAGGATCGCCTCCATCCTGAAAAGTGTCATCGCCCCATTCCGGCAGGAAAGATCTCCACAGGACAGGCGCTGATCATTGCCTTCTTCTGCCTGGCGGGGGGTCTGGCTCTTTCTTACTTTCTGGCCTGGGAGTTTCAACTTCTCCTGCTTACATACATTGCGATGCAGATTGTCTACACCTTTGGAGGCAAGAGAATCGTCATACTGGATACCCTGACCATAGCCCTGGGATTCGTTCTTCGTGTTGTGGCGGGTGCAGCCATTATCCATGTCCCGGTCTCTTCATGGCTCCTTCTATGCACCTTTTTCCTTGCCCTCTTTCTGGCTTTCTGCAAGAGACGTCACGAACTGGCCACACTGGACGAGGCCACCCGCCATCGAAAGGTACTGGGCGACTACACGCTCCCCTTCCTGGATCAGATGATCACAATGGCCACGGCGGCTACGATCCTCTGCTACGCCCTCTATGTCACCTCTCCCTCCACCCAGGTGAAATTTCACTCCCCTTACCTTATCGCCACCATTCCCTTTGTCGTATATGGAATCGCACGGTATCTCTACCTTCTCCACAACCGGGACATGGGGGGGAATCCCACCGATGTCCTCATGGGAGACGGGCCCTTCGCAATCAACGTTCTTCTCTGGATCGCCGCCTCCATTCTCATCGTGTATACTGGATAA